The window CATGTCTTGCGTTCTAGGTCATGGGAAGACTCCTTCATTACAGAAAGGGAGATCTCTTCGACTCCATTCTCAAGATTAGTGGGCATTGGCTGGTATATATTTATAGCACCCGGCCCTGTTATTGTGAAATCTTCAATAATCTCTGAATCAGCTTCAACTTATTTATAATGAAGCTAAAATTACAAAAAAAAAAAAAAATAAGTATTTGTTACTTCTATTGAATCTTGTGAACATTTAGTTTTTTTTATTTATATTTATTATTATTATTATTATTTTTTGAAGATTGTGAACGTTTAGTTGTACATGTGAACGTCTAATGCTATATGCATTTAGGCAAAAAGAAAGAAATTGAAAGCCTCTCAACAGCTTTGCATCTTCTCAATCAACTTAGGTGATTCTACACGGCTACACCACACCCAGTCTTCTCAACCTTTGGGACTCTAACAGGGACATAAACTCACGTTTTGTTTTGTCTGTATATTGGATAAAACGTGATCTATTCGTAGGCATCGATATGAACTCTTGAGACATTAACACATGCAAGTAGTTTTGTTTGTGTTTGCCTGTTGCACATAACATGACCTATTTGTAAGCATCTCATCTCTACCCATTTCCGCCTATGCTAGCCTAAAAGGAGCTTGTTTGTTTTCTATTTCCTTCAGCGATGGTTGAACAATTGTGATAACATGATGTGGTCCTTCGGTTTCAGCACAAGGGTGCACCATGCCATGATGGTGTAACTTTGTCTGCTCTTGCTCCGTTTTTGGTTCTGCACTCTTGAACTGTACATGTGAAAGAGAGGCCAATTCTTGTATGGATTTTTCAATTTGTTCAACATAGGCCACTACATCAGTTAACAGTGAAGCTACAGTCACAGCTGGTATGATGTCTAGCAAAAGAATATCTTCACCCAAGCCTGGAGACTTGAGAAAGGATTTCAGGGTAGTAGCTTCAGTTCTTGATTTTATTATGTGTGCAGAGGCAGATGTTGGTCGAGTCATTGCTTTCATGGCCAATGCCAGTTCTTTCAATGCCTCGCTCGACTCTGTGCTCATCTTCATGCACAACTCTTGAACTTTGCGGCTTTGGATGTTTAGCGGTGTCTGTAAGAAGATCGAAAGTATTGTTATGTTACAACAAAAGTATTTAGCGGTATCATTTGTTTCAAACAATGAACTAAACTGAATTTGTTATAAACAAAATACAGTACTTTCCGTTGTACTTGCATACCTGGATTTCGGAGTTGATGTAGCCATTAAGAGTATCAATCCGGTAAGCACATTGTCGGGTAAGGCTTCCGATCTTTAGATAGTGTTTCCAAGGATGACGGAACCTAAACCGACCGTGCCTAGGCTCCCACCTAGCAAAATTAACCTGCAAATTAAACATGAGGTTTAGTATTAACTATTTATTTGTAACTAACATTTTTAATATTTGTCTGTGATTTTAGGTTCTTCGATTAGAAGGAAACCATTGTACCAGTATTTCTGATTTTTGTGGCATCATACATGTGGTAATTAAGACTCACCTGACTTTCTTCACTCTGTTTCGAGTTTAGAACACTGCAATATCCTTTTAAAAGTGCCCTATTAGACTCTCCTCCCTTGAAAGATTTTTTGAAGCATTCATTCCCAAACCCTGTAAGTTTCATATATTGCAAAGATTGTAAGCTTTTCTCTAGTCATCTTCATATTGCGGCGTAGCTATGTGTGTATTCATATCTCATAATAAATTTACCTTCTAAGAAGCTCCCAAGCTTTTCGATGTTGGTAGCAACCGAGTTGTGCAGATCATCACCAGCCCACACCGGGCAAATGAAAACACACACAGACACAGCTGTAAAGGCACCTATAAGGATTGTGGAAGCCCTCTTGTGTGCCATTTCTAGTATCTCTTCATCTCTGTATCCGGATACCGATATCATACAAAATGTCAAGATAAAAATCAGGAGTCCATAATCATATCTTGCCTTGATCCGGGGAAAGAAGCGGAGAAATGTCACTGATGCAGCTGCAAAATGAGAAAATCAACAGGTTGAAGACAACATACAAAGTTGGAGATGATGATCGATCAGAATATTGTGCTTTAGTGAAGTGTATTTACCTAGTAGAAAGACAAAAAGGCTAACCAGTATCGGATGACCTTTTTCTCCTGATAGATTTGCCAGATGGTGAATACCAAATCCTAGAGAACCTGCGAGAAATGTTGCCAAAATCCTGTTCAGACCTCTTCCGAGTGTTGCTCCTGTATCATAAAACAAAATCATTAAGACAAACTGCTTCGATCAGTAATTCGAATTGTGTAGTAGAAAATAAAACATACGTACCTACGGAAAATTCGAAGACAACCACAACAGTTAAAACAGCCCACATAGCTGAGGCACCAAGGCCATCATAGAGAGGATCACAGTAATATAGCATTGATACCAACAAAACTGCTAGTCCTACTTTGAGAGAATGAACAATCCTTCTCGGATCATCTTGCCCTAGCTTCTTTAACTTCATGGGAAACTCAACAACCTTGTTCTTCATCCTGCTCCCAAAAAACCCATGATCTTTTTGATCATTTTCACCCTCGTTGGTATTTTTAACTCCTGCTACTTGAGATGCCATTACAGTGTTGAGATAGACCGATAAAAGTTTATGGAAGTAGCTGTACTCTTTTATAGAGCACAGGAGAGATGGAGAAGCTGCATGGAAAGAGATGGAGAGCTAGGTTAAAGGACAATACTACGCGTATGCGTTATTCTATGAATATGAAAATAAATGAGTGGGGGATATTTGAGAAGGGTTTTCAAATAAAGTAGCTGTAGCTAGCAACGATCTTGAACACGTCTCATGAGTCATGGGTGGGTTTGTTTGTATAGGGACGAGTACCAACCAAACCAGATGCTTTACAGTACTGCACACTAAATGTTTCTTGTCTCTTTTTGAGTTTTTGGTGGTGATTCACAGCACCAAATGTCCAAATCCAACCTTGGGTCAATGCGATAGTTACAACTTTGATTCACATTGTCCTTTTATCAAGTACGATGCAGACTAGAGAGAAAGATCATAAGCGATTCACATCCAAAATCAGTTGATCCAAAATCAGTTGATAATAAGTGGAGTGGCTCAAATCTTTATAAACTCTGAAACTAATTAACAATAGGTGGAGTAACCCAAACCTTTATAAACTCACAGACAATGTCTTATTTTCCCGATGTGAGATTTATATCTCAACACGTCCTCGTAAGCGTAGTGAATTTTCAAGTCTAACATGTGGACAACATTTAGGGTGACGTGGAGTTCGTGTGCCCATTTGGGCTTCACAAGTGAATGTGAGTAACCCATTTTGATACCATGATAAAGTAGTCTGATGTTCACATCCAAAACCAATTTGCAATGGGTGGAGTCACACAAACCCTTATAAACCAACAAACAATGTCCTATTTTCCTGATATGGGATTTATATCTCAACAAAGATAGACAACAATTGCCTATTATGATCGATGGTGACTTTTTAATTAGTGGTTGTGTCATGCATCTGTATTCCAATGTCGTTATACACTTGTGAGTCTAAGTTTTTTTTTTTTTTTAGTAGGTTACACATGCATGTGTATACATTTTTTTTTTTTCGATGAGATGTATACGGTAATCCGTTTAGGGAGCTTCTATTTATATTTTTTGTTTTGACACTTGGACCTCTTACCATATTGTTGTCATTAAAGTTCATACTTTACTACTAAGTTAATCTCTCTTATATCCATACGATCTAATTTGATCAAGCCCAGTTCCCAAACTCATCTCAACAATAAATCAAATAAAAAAATTAGTTGATTATATCCAGTTGAACACCTTCAGTACCAGGCCCGGACCTGAGGTGAGGCGGAACAGGCGGCCGCCTCAGGCCCAAAAAATTTTGGGGAACAAAAACCTGGCAGCTGCTTTGAACATGAGCGATTAGAGCCAGTTTTAGGGGATAGAGTTTGGGAGACCCTCCATGGAAGCTAAAGCTTAAAGCTACAGCTGTCTGGGTTTTGGTTTTTTGAGATGCAAAACAGAGGAGAAGAGAAATGGTTGGGTTTAAAATAGAAGAGAAGGGAGAGAGAGAAGTTTCAGGATTGCGATGATGATGAGCAATGATGACAGGCACAGCACCACCACCATGACCAGGAGCTTGTGTATATATATGTGGAGTTGCTGACGTTTGAATGGATAAAATTCTGGGTTCTGTGGTTATCCCTTCTTAACCACTACTTTATCTTTTAACCCTGATTTTTTTTCTAATCATCCCCATTTTTTCTAATTATACCGTCTGGCATCGTAAACAAATCAGTTTTATACTGTTTTGGAATGGATCTTTGATTCTTTTATGGCCGATTGATTTTTTTTAATAACCAGAGGGCACCAATTTTTGGAACTAGCCTCAGGCCCTCGAATTTTCAGGTCCGGCCCTGTTCAGTACTAACAATATATGCTCTTGAATTGAGAAAAAAAAAAGAAGGTTATTTATAATGACAATTGGAATCGTCTATTTATTTCATTAACAATCCTCTATATATAGAGGTCGATTACAACGGTACTTACACGCATATAATGACGATATTCAATGCTAATAACAACGTACATAATAACTGATATGACTAATTGAATTATTACATCCATTGATCAATAACTTCTTAATTTACTCTTGTCAGTTACTTTGACTCTAACAAGACGCAAACATGCTTAAGGTATTTTTCTTTCAACATTATGTAAATTATTGATGGGATTTCTATTTTTCTATATCACTTGAGAATGCAGATTTACCTCTTTGGTTCAAGAACGCATGCCCATATTGTTTCTTTAAAGTCAAGATGACAGAACAAGTTGGATTTGTCCATTCATAAATAATATGAAATGTATGTTAGATGATAATTATAAAATCAACAATGGTAGACATAAGAATTTTCAAAGATTAAATTCAGTTTATTCCCTTTAAATTTTAAGGCTAAAATCAGTTCAGTCCTTAATCCTTTTTTTAATCAGTTCAGTCTCTGAACTTTCAATTTTCATCAGTCGTGTCTAAAATTCGAAATTGACTTTAATGATTACGTCACAAGTTGAGTTGTTCCAAACATGTTGGCCTACTTTTACAGACTATGAATCTTTAGCAGGGTATAATGGATATTTATACATTCCACCCTAAAATTAAAAACATAAACTCTCTAGTAAAAATGTAAAACCACGACTCTTCCTTGTCCTTTTTTTTTTTAAACATTTTATTAATAACTCACACACCCTACATATGTCGTGAGGTTTGAACCTATGACCTCAAAGTTGTCAGTTAAACATCTTAACCAACCAAGCCACAGCTCAACGACTCTTCCTTGTCCTTCTTCCACCAAAAATCCACAAAATTCTCCACAAAACAACACTAGCTGTGTTGAACCCACCATCCACCTCTCCTTCGTCAATTTCAAGGTTTTCGAACCTAGTAGTTCTTTGGCAGCTTGAAAGTAATCTAGCGGTTTGTGGCTTTATAATTCAAGATGACAATAGAAGACTAGTTTCTACTGCCTCTTGTCGCATAGGAAATACTTAACTCCCAATTGCTGAAGCTACAACGTTAAGAGACAGTCAAATCAAAGCAAAGGAGGAAAGGCTTCACCAATGTTGAAATTGAAGGAGATTCCAAGTTGGTGATAGATGCAGTGAATGGGCGTCTTAAACCGCCTTGGAGATTAATCAAACTAGTGCAAGATATCATAATATTAGCTACTAGTTTTGATTCCATTACTTTTAGATATGGTTTTAGGGAGGCGAATTTTATTGTCGATGCCATAACTAATCTTGGGCATTCTTGTAATTCACTTATGTATTGGATTTTTCTGTAACGCTCCAAACTACACCTCTTTAGTTTGAGCACGTAACAGTGCCGTGACACTTTAAAACATAAATTGAAAGTTATAACTATATCATAAAGTAATACAAGACATTTTAGTTAAATTTTATTGAAAAATACTACGGAAGCTAAACGGAAATTTGAGGTGAAAACTTTTTAGTTTTTGAAATTCTATTCGTCGAAATTTCAATTCAAATGCTCACCAAGTATAATCGAATATCAAGGAATAAGCAAACAAATGACCTAATAGAAATCATATTTTAACGAAGTCCAAAACTAGGGGACTCGAGAGAAAATTTACTTGAATTAGGTTAACAACCAAATGACAAATTATAAACTTTGACCTGCACACCCAGATTCGTCCTCCACTATCCGGTCAGCAGTGCACAGTACTTGCACAAGTTCCTCGTGAGGCTTCGTTGATTGGCCTAATGGAAAGATGCGATCCAGCATTAACAAAGAGATAGGTCCTTGGGCAGGTGATGCCGACACCGCAAGCTAAACCCTATCAACTATACCTTTGTTAAATAGCGTAGTGAGAACAAGAGCTTAGACTCACCTTATGGCGCAAGGTCTCTCACTAACACGCACTAGGTCGACTACGATGAGATATGCTCTCGTAATGGATGTCATTGAACTCCACTACTTTATCAGTTTGGTAGTTTTCGAATAACTGAACATGCAGCCTATGAATGTGGTCATAATAACATCTCTATGGGATCAGAGATATACATGAAGATCTTAAACATACTTCATTCATCTAAATCAAGTGGCTCAAGACCACAAGAGCATGCGTTTGCTAAAGATATTGGAACGCACATGAACTCTACTTGATTTGGAAGGGATATGGTGAATTATGTATTTGCGTGTTCATTCCGGATTTACATGGACTCTTGATGGATCAAGAGATGCCAATATGTATCAACATCCAAAGAAAAAGTTCTTGGGAAGACACAGTCTCGATAAGGCACTCGATGACTGTATTGATGATCAATCGGCTTAGGCGCTCTATAACTAGTGAGACCTACATATACTCCCATGAT of the Fragaria vesca subsp. vesca linkage group LG6, FraVesHawaii_1.0, whole genome shotgun sequence genome contains:
- the LOC101307427 gene encoding aluminum-activated malate transporter 2-like, coding for MASQVAGVKNTNEGENDQKDHGFFGSRMKNKVVEFPMKLKKLGQDDPRRIVHSLKVGLAVLLVSMLYYCDPLYDGLGASAMWAVLTVVVVFEFSVGATLGRGLNRILATFLAGSLGFGIHHLANLSGEKGHPILVSLFVFLLAASVTFLRFFPRIKARYDYGLLIFILTFCMISVSGYRDEEILEMAHKRASTILIGAFTAVSVCVFICPVWAGDDLHNSVATNIEKLGSFLEGFGNECFKKSFKGGESNRALLKGYCSVLNSKQSEESQVNFARWEPRHGRFRFRHPWKHYLKIGSLTRQCAYRIDTLNGYINSEIQTPLNIQSRKVQELCMKMSTESSEALKELALAMKAMTRPTSASAHIIKSRTEATTLKSFLKSPGLGEDILLLDIIPAVTVASLLTDVVAYVEQIEKSIQELASLSHVQFKSAEPKTEQEQTKLHHHGMVHPCAETEGPHHVITIVQPSLKEIENKQAPFRLA